From Candidatus Zixiibacteriota bacterium, a single genomic window includes:
- a CDS encoding DinB family protein — translation MPPAPASYDAILTAFEQGQKTIADIVRGLTDEALFATVKFITAPKTISDVPRLQVLWMMLCDQIHHRGQFSVYLRLADGKVPSIYGPTADEPWL, via the coding sequence ATGCCGCCGGCACCGGCATCGTATGATGCGATCCTCACCGCCTTCGAGCAGGGGCAGAAGACGATCGCCGACATCGTACGCGGCCTGACCGACGAGGCGCTGTTCGCCACGGTCAAGTTCATCACCGCCCCGAAGACCATCAGCGATGTCCCGCGCCTTCAAGTCCTCTGGATGATGCTCTGCGATCAGATCCACCACCGTGGCCAGTTCTCGGTCTACCTGCGCCTGGCCGACGGCAAAGTCCCGTCGATCTACGGCCCGACCGCGGACGAGCCGTGGTTGTGA
- a CDS encoding J domain-containing protein, with amino-acid sequence MATHYETLRVPPTASRREIRSAYRQLMKGYHPDVHRGDPSYVRKAQEVNAAYDILKDPARRRKYDSSLAPRRFREEQRHSAANPATKEDILEKAVVEGRRVAVSYVNLSGIRTRRTIRPFVLFRGRQGELYVRAFCELREEERTFRVSRMSEISLKE; translated from the coding sequence GTGGCGACTCACTATGAGACCCTCAGGGTTCCACCCACGGCCAGTCGACGTGAGATAAGATCTGCGTATCGCCAGTTGATGAAGGGATACCACCCGGACGTACATCGAGGCGATCCGAGTTACGTCCGCAAAGCCCAAGAAGTCAACGCAGCCTACGACATCCTCAAAGATCCGGCAAGACGCCGTAAGTATGACAGCTCGCTCGCTCCCCGCAGATTCCGGGAGGAACAGAGGCACAGCGCGGCTAATCCCGCGACCAAAGAAGATATCCTCGAAAAGGCAGTGGTTGAGGGCAGGAGAGTGGCCGTCTCCTACGTCAATCTCTCAGGCATACGAACTCGTCGCACGATCCGTCCCTTCGTGCTCTTCAGAGGGCGCCAAGGGGAACTCTATGTCCGCGCGTTCTGCGAGCTTCGAGAAGAGGAGCGTACGTTCCGAGTGTCGCGCATGTCAGAAATCTCGTTGAAAGAGTGA
- the glmS gene encoding glutamine--fructose-6-phosphate transaminase (isomerizing): MCGIIGYVGNQEALPILIEGLKRMEYRGYDSAGFALFSPQGLVAEKFAGKIARLEQEITGKNYPGTCGIAHTRWATHGEPVDRNAHPHIDDTGRIALVHNGIIENYATLREWLVRQGHQFATETDTEILVQLIAEYYDGNLVEATRLALMQVQGTYGIAVAAVGNPGLIVAARHGSPLVIGRGNDENFVASDVAALIRHTNQVVYLEDLEMAAVTRDDSEIFKIDRTQVTREIQAIEWSLEEIEKGGYAHFMQKEIHEQPTTVKNAMRGRLNPDEGTSRLNGIKRHLDELGQIDRVIFTACGTSWHAALIGEYMIEDLARIPVEVEYASEFRYRSPVIRPGTAVFVISQSGETADTLAAMREAQRKGATALGICNVVGSTIARESDGGVYIHAGPEIGVASTKAFTSQVTVLALISLLLGRQREMSYERGMKMLQALDRIPDQIQSILDREEDIRGLAADYFRKDNFLYLGRGYNFPVALEGALKLKEISYIHAEGYPAAEMKHGPIALIDERMPVVVMALRDSVYDKVINNIQQVKARRGTLIAIATEGDSTIQEHVDHVIYVPETLECLTPLLSIIPLQLLAYHMAVLRGCDVDQPRNLAKSVTVE; the protein is encoded by the coding sequence ATGTGCGGAATCATCGGCTATGTCGGTAATCAAGAAGCGCTCCCGATCCTGATCGAGGGGCTCAAGCGGATGGAATACCGCGGGTACGACTCGGCGGGATTCGCGCTGTTCAGCCCCCAGGGTCTGGTGGCGGAGAAGTTCGCCGGCAAGATCGCGCGGTTGGAGCAGGAGATCACGGGGAAGAACTACCCCGGCACGTGCGGGATTGCGCACACGCGCTGGGCCACACACGGCGAACCGGTCGATCGCAATGCGCATCCCCACATCGACGATACCGGACGGATCGCATTGGTCCACAACGGCATCATCGAGAACTACGCCACCTTGCGCGAGTGGCTGGTGCGCCAAGGGCATCAGTTCGCCACCGAAACCGACACCGAGATCCTCGTGCAACTGATCGCCGAGTACTATGACGGTAATCTCGTCGAGGCAACGCGTCTGGCGCTCATGCAGGTGCAGGGAACCTATGGGATCGCCGTGGCGGCGGTCGGCAATCCCGGATTGATCGTGGCGGCGCGACATGGATCGCCGCTCGTGATCGGGCGCGGCAACGATGAGAACTTTGTCGCCTCCGACGTCGCGGCGCTGATTCGCCACACCAATCAGGTCGTCTATCTCGAGGACTTGGAGATGGCGGCGGTGACGCGCGACGATTCCGAGATCTTCAAGATCGACCGGACCCAAGTGACGCGTGAAATCCAGGCGATCGAGTGGTCGCTGGAGGAGATCGAAAAGGGCGGCTACGCCCATTTCATGCAGAAGGAGATCCACGAGCAGCCGACCACGGTGAAGAACGCCATGCGCGGCCGTCTCAATCCCGATGAGGGAACCTCGCGTCTCAACGGCATCAAACGCCACCTCGATGAGCTGGGGCAGATCGACCGGGTGATCTTCACCGCCTGCGGGACCTCGTGGCACGCGGCGTTGATCGGCGAGTACATGATCGAGGATCTGGCGCGCATCCCGGTCGAAGTCGAATATGCCTCCGAGTTCCGCTACCGCTCGCCGGTGATCCGTCCGGGGACCGCGGTCTTCGTGATCTCGCAGTCGGGCGAGACCGCCGACACGTTGGCGGCGATGCGCGAGGCGCAGCGTAAGGGCGCCACGGCGCTCGGCATTTGCAATGTTGTCGGCTCGACCATCGCGCGCGAGTCCGACGGCGGTGTCTACATCCACGCCGGGCCGGAGATCGGTGTGGCCTCGACCAAGGCATTTACATCGCAGGTGACCGTGCTGGCGTTGATCTCGCTGCTGTTGGGACGACAGCGCGAGATGTCATACGAGCGCGGGATGAAGATGCTCCAGGCGTTGGACCGCATCCCCGATCAGATTCAGTCCATCCTTGACCGCGAGGAGGACATTCGCGGTCTGGCCGCCGACTACTTCCGCAAAGACAACTTTCTCTACCTGGGACGCGGCTACAACTTCCCGGTCGCGCTGGAAGGCGCGCTCAAGCTCAAGGAGATTTCCTACATCCACGCCGAGGGATATCCCGCCGCCGAGATGAAGCACGGCCCGATCGCCTTGATCGACGAACGCATGCCGGTGGTGGTGATGGCGCTGCGCGATTCGGTCTATGACAAGGTGATCAACAACATCCAGCAGGTGAAGGCGCGCCGGGGGACCTTGATCGCCATCGCCACCGAGGGCGACAGCACGATTCAGGAGCACGTCGACCATGTGATCTATGTCCCCGAGACGCTCGAATGCCTCACCCCGCTCCTGTCGATCATTCCGCTGCAACTGCTGGCCTACCACATGGCCGTCCTGCGCGGCTGCGACGTCGACCAGCCGCGCAACCTGGCCAAGAGTGTGACGGTGGAGTAG
- the glmM gene encoding phosphoglucosamine mutase, protein MLLRSVSGVRGIVGVDLTPEIAARHAAAFGTMLHGGRVIVASDTRPTGPIIKEAAIAGLLAVGCDVIDIGVAPTPTVPLAVTHFRARAGLAITASHNPIDWNALKFLGSSRAVFPPTMLEKIYRLADTGKLAYKRWDRIGRCSASTAMLDVHIKRIMQFPVIDVGAIRRRQPRVVFDAGGGAAAIYGPTLLERLGCHVQRLYCRPDGTFPRGPEPVPANLRPLGAAVRRSRADVGFAADPDSDRLAIVDEHGRPLGEERTLVLATYWVLSQKPGPVVVNLSTSQAVADVAESFGQRCRTAQVGEINVAMMMKAKRAAIGGEGNGGVIMPALHPGRDALLGMALVLSLLARSDVPISEIDTALPRYFAAKKTLPRPVDWTQRLERFARHFIEKQQDTRDGVKVILPEASIHARHSNTEPIVRIATEARTSREANILLQEAIGALGYRL, encoded by the coding sequence ATGTTGTTGCGCTCGGTGTCAGGGGTTCGCGGGATCGTCGGCGTCGATCTGACGCCGGAGATCGCCGCGCGCCATGCGGCGGCATTCGGGACGATGCTCCATGGCGGGCGGGTCATTGTCGCCTCGGACACGCGCCCGACCGGGCCAATCATCAAAGAAGCCGCGATCGCAGGTCTGCTGGCGGTCGGCTGCGATGTGATTGACATCGGCGTGGCGCCGACGCCGACTGTCCCGTTGGCGGTGACCCACTTCCGGGCACGGGCGGGGCTGGCCATCACGGCCTCACACAATCCGATTGATTGGAACGCCTTGAAGTTCCTGGGTTCTTCGCGGGCGGTTTTCCCCCCGACGATGCTGGAGAAGATCTACCGCCTTGCGGATACCGGCAAACTGGCCTACAAGCGCTGGGATCGGATCGGGAGATGCAGCGCCAGTACGGCAATGCTGGACGTCCACATCAAGAGGATCATGCAATTCCCGGTGATCGATGTCGGAGCGATCCGCCGCCGTCAGCCCAGAGTTGTCTTTGATGCCGGCGGCGGGGCGGCCGCCATTTATGGCCCCACGCTTCTGGAGCGACTCGGATGCCATGTACAGCGGCTGTATTGCCGGCCCGATGGGACCTTCCCCCGTGGGCCGGAGCCGGTCCCAGCGAATCTCAGGCCGCTGGGCGCCGCGGTTCGACGTTCCCGTGCCGACGTCGGCTTCGCCGCGGACCCCGACAGCGACCGTCTGGCCATTGTCGATGAACACGGTCGGCCTTTGGGTGAGGAACGGACGTTAGTCCTGGCCACCTACTGGGTACTCTCGCAGAAGCCCGGCCCGGTGGTGGTGAATCTCTCCACATCGCAGGCCGTCGCCGATGTCGCCGAGTCATTCGGGCAGCGGTGTCGCACGGCCCAAGTGGGCGAAATCAACGTCGCCATGATGATGAAAGCCAAACGGGCAGCAATCGGCGGCGAAGGAAACGGCGGCGTGATCATGCCCGCGTTGCATCCCGGACGCGATGCGTTACTCGGCATGGCGCTGGTTCTCTCACTTCTGGCGCGCTCCGACGTGCCGATTTCAGAGATTGACACCGCTCTTCCACGCTACTTCGCCGCGAAGAAGACACTACCGAGACCCGTTGACTGGACCCAACGGCTGGAACGTTTCGCGCGCCACTTCATAGAAAAGCAACAGGACACCCGTGACGGAGTCAAAGTCATCCTGCCTGAGGCGTCGATTCACGCACGGCATTCCAACACGGAACCGATTGTTCGCATTGCCACCGAGGCGAGGACATCGCGAGAAGCCAACATCCTGTTGCAGGAGGCCATCGGCGCATTGGGATATCGTTTGTAA
- a CDS encoding M23 family metallopeptidase, which produces MGRQRINLMIMTPGAPERPVRSYSLPSYLPRLLIVVGSVFGVVLVATCIMTVYYFRSIQLIEALKSENETLKKAMAQVSRLQTELEYHRDFTRRVAEMLGISVPDFADSAQVALAASEEASLGANVAAATTGDHQTPGSLIPGILVSDCSPDPDNRPRGMPVNGPLSRGFAPSAANPELRHSGIDFAVREGTSVLATADGQVEYAGADSVYGFLIVINHANGFKTTYGHNSVILVATGDHVQRGDRIAFSGNTGVSTAPHLHYEIVENGQPVDPTKFLGK; this is translated from the coding sequence ATGGGCCGACAGCGCATCAATCTGATGATCATGACCCCCGGTGCGCCGGAACGGCCGGTGCGGTCATACTCCCTCCCGTCGTACCTGCCGCGACTTCTGATTGTGGTCGGATCGGTGTTTGGGGTGGTGCTCGTCGCCACGTGCATCATGACCGTGTATTACTTCCGGTCGATCCAACTGATCGAGGCGCTGAAGAGTGAGAACGAGACGCTGAAGAAGGCCATGGCACAAGTTTCGCGTCTGCAGACCGAACTGGAATACCACCGCGACTTCACCCGCCGCGTGGCGGAAATGCTGGGGATCTCAGTCCCGGACTTCGCCGATTCGGCGCAGGTGGCCTTGGCGGCCAGCGAGGAGGCGAGTCTGGGAGCGAATGTCGCCGCCGCGACGACGGGGGACCATCAGACTCCGGGTTCGCTGATCCCCGGGATTCTGGTCAGCGATTGTTCCCCCGATCCGGACAATCGCCCGCGCGGCATGCCGGTGAATGGCCCTCTGTCACGCGGCTTTGCCCCGTCCGCCGCCAATCCCGAGTTGCGGCACAGCGGGATCGATTTCGCCGTTCGCGAAGGGACATCGGTTCTCGCCACCGCCGATGGCCAAGTCGAGTACGCCGGCGCCGACAGCGTTTATGGTTTCTTGATCGTGATCAATCATGCCAACGGCTTCAAGACGACGTACGGTCACAACTCGGTGATCCTGGTTGCGACCGGCGATCATGTCCAGCGCGGCGACCGCATCGCCTTCTCCGGCAACACCGGCGTGTCCACCGCGCCGCATCTGCATTACGAGATCGTCGAGAACGGTCAGCCGGTCGATCCGACCAAGTTCCTCGGTAAATAA
- a CDS encoding ferritin-like domain-containing protein, with the protein MKASELIEHLQVDLADELAAITQYMYHHVMVTGAQAPAITDLFRKVSIDEMKHAERLAERICELGGVPTVKPTEIKVGGDWMQMVREDLEGELRAIETYRKQIKMIGDDNPITRRLLEDLLIDENRHAEQWKTVLGK; encoded by the coding sequence ATGAAGGCATCAGAGCTCATTGAGCACTTGCAGGTCGATCTGGCCGACGAGTTGGCGGCGATCACGCAGTACATGTATCACCACGTCATGGTCACCGGTGCGCAGGCGCCGGCGATCACCGATCTGTTTCGCAAAGTCTCCATCGATGAGATGAAGCACGCCGAGCGGCTGGCGGAGCGCATCTGCGAGCTGGGTGGGGTCCCGACTGTGAAACCCACGGAGATCAAGGTTGGCGGCGACTGGATGCAGATGGTTAGAGAGGACCTCGAGGGCGAGCTACGCGCCATCGAGACATATCGCAAGCAGATCAAGATGATCGGCGACGACAACCCGATCACGCGGCGTCTGTTGGAGGACCTGCTGATCGACGAGAACCGTCATGCCGAGCAGTGGAAGACGGTGCTGGGGAAGTAG
- a CDS encoding killer suppression protein, translated as MDVYFKSERLMVACNEKQKGIRAYGDRRFRLIRRRLDDLTAALRLSDMRGIGNCHELKGDRKGQLAVDLDKGWRLLFVPAQDPAPIKPDGGLDWSKVTSVSIVDVEDYQ; from the coding sequence ATGGACGTCTACTTCAAGTCTGAGCGCCTCATGGTGGCATGCAATGAGAAGCAGAAGGGAATCAGAGCCTACGGGGATCGGAGGTTTCGCCTGATCCGTCGACGACTGGACGACTTGACCGCAGCGCTGCGACTCAGCGACATGCGGGGTATCGGGAATTGCCACGAGCTCAAAGGCGACCGTAAGGGTCAGTTGGCAGTGGACTTGGACAAAGGGTGGCGATTGCTCTTTGTCCCCGCCCAAGATCCAGCTCCGATCAAGCCTGACGGAGGTCTCGACTGGTCGAAGGTCACGTCTGTTTCTATCGTAGATGTGGAGGACTACCAGTGA
- a CDS encoding helix-turn-helix domain-containing protein, whose protein sequence is MLNSVGMTQRDLARRTGRPLKTINQIVMGKTAITSETALQFERVLGVSAAFWVSREAHYRTYLELDQESRRLEVSVDWARRFPIKEMTKHEWLPAANTAVQKLQGLLNFFGIASPQEFDRVCLPSASFRMPAKLAADKYSLSAWLRKGEIEAQAIECEPFDAERFRQALQEARALTVKPPQVFLIELRRLCSAAGVAVVLVRELPKMRASGATRWLSPQKSLIQLCLRGRYADIFWFSFFHEAAHILRHGKREAFLDDLCAGIVKDDGQKSQKEIEADEFASNHLIPRLQLQDFKQSQKRSANAVRAFAGDLRISPGIVVGRLQHEGYIPHSHLNNLRVRMTWTDPGCE, encoded by the coding sequence GTGCTGAATTCAGTCGGAATGACCCAGAGAGACCTGGCGCGACGCACGGGTCGGCCACTCAAGACGATTAACCAAATCGTCATGGGCAAGACGGCAATCACGTCCGAAACTGCACTCCAGTTCGAGCGTGTCTTGGGAGTTTCTGCTGCGTTCTGGGTGAGCAGAGAGGCGCACTATCGGACGTATCTCGAGCTTGATCAGGAGAGCCGGCGGCTGGAGGTAAGTGTCGATTGGGCGAGGCGCTTCCCAATCAAGGAGATGACTAAGCACGAGTGGTTGCCAGCTGCCAACACCGCTGTGCAGAAGCTCCAGGGACTACTGAACTTCTTCGGCATCGCATCACCGCAGGAGTTTGACCGCGTCTGCTTGCCAAGTGCGTCTTTCCGCATGCCCGCAAAGCTCGCCGCTGACAAGTACTCCCTATCCGCGTGGTTGCGTAAAGGGGAAATCGAGGCACAAGCCATTGAGTGTGAGCCGTTCGACGCCGAGCGCTTCCGGCAGGCCCTGCAGGAGGCGCGCGCGTTGACCGTCAAGCCACCACAGGTGTTCCTTATCGAACTGCGCCGCCTCTGCTCCGCAGCCGGAGTTGCCGTAGTTTTGGTACGCGAGCTGCCCAAAATGCGCGCAAGCGGCGCCACACGATGGCTTTCGCCTCAAAAGTCGCTAATTCAATTGTGCCTTCGTGGCAGGTATGCTGACATCTTCTGGTTTAGCTTCTTCCACGAGGCGGCTCACATACTGCGCCACGGGAAGCGAGAAGCCTTCTTGGATGATCTCTGTGCAGGAATCGTCAAGGACGACGGACAGAAATCGCAAAAGGAAATTGAAGCCGACGAGTTTGCCTCAAACCACCTGATTCCACGTCTTCAGTTGCAGGATTTCAAACAATCCCAGAAACGTAGCGCGAACGCCGTACGGGCTTTTGCTGGCGATTTGAGGATCAGTCCTGGGATCGTGGTGGGGCGCCTTCAGCATGAGGGATACATCCCACACAGCCACCTGAATAACCTGCGTGTGCGCATGACGTGGACGGACCCTGGGTGCGAGTAG
- a CDS encoding NYN domain-containing protein: MAKIMLFIDGTWLYSNMPRLAESYIRPDFHIDFGKLPRVLSGEVGTRMGGDTVGLDVVRTYLFGSYAANYDLRDDEAVQRRLDFFAMLKEDYHYEVETFPINFRGRRLRAVDRDIHDSFEPKEKCVDIALATHMVQMAATNAYDIGIGVMGDEDFRPALQLVRRLGKRVAIASIKSSCSPALADPRDDARVKDFDIIWLDDLRNQLELRYEPHMLECESPIHKGERKVWTTFYPRRGKKFYCDVCRGEFARQKDEEQRELVSSGVESETSETVEMPSMVGQTLSGRVARKFQEKGYGFLQTNDGRSYFFHITDLKNGLDFDAIDEGWHLDFEVKRDPGPDKAGAAQNVRPHAEQPAPGEAVAT, translated from the coding sequence ATGGCGAAGATCATGCTATTCATCGATGGCACTTGGCTCTACTCGAACATGCCGCGTCTGGCCGAGTCGTACATCCGCCCCGATTTCCACATCGATTTCGGCAAGCTGCCGCGTGTCCTCTCCGGTGAAGTGGGGACCCGCATGGGCGGCGATACGGTTGGATTGGACGTCGTGCGTACCTACCTGTTCGGCAGCTACGCCGCCAACTACGATCTGCGCGATGATGAAGCGGTGCAACGGCGGCTCGACTTCTTCGCCATGCTGAAAGAGGACTACCACTACGAGGTGGAGACCTTTCCGATCAATTTCCGTGGGCGGCGTCTGCGCGCCGTCGACCGCGACATCCACGATTCGTTCGAGCCCAAGGAGAAGTGCGTCGACATCGCCCTGGCCACGCACATGGTCCAGATGGCGGCGACCAATGCCTATGACATCGGCATCGGCGTGATGGGCGATGAGGATTTCCGTCCGGCGCTGCAACTGGTGCGGCGTCTGGGCAAACGCGTCGCGATCGCCTCGATCAAGAGTAGTTGCAGCCCGGCCTTGGCCGATCCGCGCGACGATGCCCGCGTGAAGGACTTCGACATCATCTGGCTGGATGATTTGCGCAATCAACTCGAGTTACGCTATGAACCGCACATGCTGGAGTGCGAGTCACCGATTCACAAAGGCGAGCGCAAAGTCTGGACGACCTTCTATCCGCGCCGCGGCAAGAAATTCTACTGCGACGTCTGCCGCGGGGAATTCGCGCGTCAGAAAGACGAAGAGCAGCGCGAGTTGGTGAGCTCCGGTGTCGAATCCGAGACAAGCGAGACGGTGGAGATGCCCAGCATGGTGGGGCAGACGCTCTCCGGGCGTGTGGCGCGCAAGTTCCAGGAAAAGGGATATGGGTTCCTGCAGACCAACGATGGGCGCTCATACTTCTTCCACATCACCGATCTGAAGAACGGTCTCGATTTCGATGCCATCGACGAGGGGTGGCACCTCGACTTTGAAGTCAAGCGCGACCCCGGTCCCGACAAGGCCGGCGCCGCGCAGAATGTCCGTCCCCACGCCGAGCAACCTGCCCCGGGGGAGGCGGTGGCGACGTAG
- a CDS encoding glutamate mutase L, with protein sequence MSEKNLTPDQVNVILATDCGSTTTKAILIEKRGEEYRLIVRGEAPTTVEAPFEDVTMGVLNAVGEVEELAGRKLLDENGRIISPANGNVGTDIYISTSSAGGGLQMMVAGVVRSMTAESAERAALGAGAIVMDVIASNDKRLPHEQIERIRRLRPDMILLSGGIDGGTTTHVVEIAELISAADPRPRLGTGYKLPIIYAGNKDAAGAVKETLDAKTDLSVVDNLRPVLERENLLPARERIHDLFMEHVMAQAPGYKKLMSWTDAPIMPTPGAVGSIMKRVADIKKIEVVGVDIGGATTDIFSVFQGIFNRTVSANLGMSYSISNVFAEAGLDNVMRWVPFHMDERDLRNRVKNKMIRPTTIPQMMEELIFEQAIAKEALRLAFIQHKSFATVLKGVQQQRTIADAFEQSASGATLVNMMTLDMLIGSGGVLSHAPRRQQAALMLIDAFLPEGVTRLAVDSIFMMPQLGVLADVHPKAATEVFNKDCLIHLGTCVAPSGESKSGKGSILDYTIEFPGGRVEKGPLEWGTMKLFPLGIDEKSNLPLTAKATLEPHRAFDIGAGKGVKRECKVHGGVVGIILDGRGRPFVLPTDDKVRVAKLKEWMNELDIYPREALERG encoded by the coding sequence ATGTCTGAGAAGAACCTTACCCCCGACCAGGTCAACGTCATCCTGGCGACCGATTGCGGGTCGACCACGACGAAGGCGATCCTGATCGAGAAACGCGGCGAGGAGTACCGTCTGATCGTCCGCGGCGAAGCGCCGACCACGGTCGAGGCGCCCTTCGAGGATGTCACGATGGGTGTCCTGAATGCGGTCGGCGAGGTCGAAGAACTGGCGGGACGCAAGCTCCTCGACGAGAATGGGCGGATCATTTCTCCGGCCAATGGCAATGTCGGCACCGATATCTACATCTCGACATCCTCAGCGGGCGGCGGCCTGCAGATGATGGTCGCTGGCGTGGTCCGCTCGATGACTGCCGAGTCGGCCGAACGCGCCGCTTTGGGCGCGGGCGCCATTGTGATGGATGTGATCGCCTCCAACGACAAGCGGCTCCCGCATGAGCAGATCGAACGCATCCGCCGTCTGCGGCCGGACATGATTCTCCTCTCGGGCGGCATCGATGGCGGCACGACCACGCATGTGGTCGAAATCGCCGAGCTGATCTCGGCGGCCGATCCGAGGCCACGTCTCGGCACCGGCTACAAGCTCCCGATCATCTACGCGGGGAACAAGGATGCCGCCGGGGCGGTGAAGGAGACGCTCGACGCGAAGACCGATTTGTCGGTCGTCGACAATCTGCGTCCGGTTCTCGAACGCGAGAACCTTCTCCCGGCGCGCGAACGCATTCATGATCTGTTCATGGAACATGTGATGGCGCAGGCGCCGGGGTACAAGAAGCTGATGTCGTGGACCGATGCGCCGATCATGCCGACCCCGGGTGCGGTCGGCTCGATCATGAAACGGGTCGCCGACATCAAGAAGATTGAAGTGGTCGGGGTCGACATCGGCGGCGCCACGACCGACATCTTTTCCGTCTTCCAGGGGATCTTCAATCGCACCGTCTCCGCGAATCTCGGCATGTCGTATTCGATCTCCAATGTCTTCGCCGAGGCGGGGCTGGACAATGTCATGCGCTGGGTGCCGTTCCACATGGATGAACGTGATCTGCGCAACCGGGTCAAGAACAAGATGATCCGCCCCACCACGATCCCGCAGATGATGGAGGAGTTGATCTTCGAGCAGGCGATCGCCAAGGAGGCGTTGCGGCTGGCCTTCATTCAGCACAAGTCGTTTGCGACTGTACTCAAGGGGGTGCAGCAGCAACGGACCATCGCCGACGCCTTCGAGCAGTCGGCGTCGGGGGCGACACTGGTCAACATGATGACGCTCGACATGCTGATCGGCTCCGGCGGAGTCCTCTCGCACGCGCCGCGCCGTCAACAGGCCGCGTTGATGCTGATCGATGCCTTCCTCCCTGAAGGCGTGACCCGTCTGGCGGTCGATTCGATCTTCATGATGCCGCAGTTGGGCGTGCTCGCCGATGTGCATCCGAAAGCGGCGACAGAGGTCTTCAACAAGGATTGCCTGATTCATCTCGGCACCTGCGTGGCACCATCGGGAGAGTCGAAATCGGGAAAGGGTTCGATCCTCGATTACACGATTGAATTCCCCGGTGGCCGTGTGGAAAAGGGCCCGCTCGAATGGGGCACGATGAAGCTCTTCCCGCTGGGCATCGATGAGAAGTCCAACCTGCCATTGACGGCCAAGGCGACGTTGGAGCCGCACCGTGCCTTCGACATCGGCGCTGGGAAGGGTGTCAAGCGCGAGTGCAAAGTCCACGGCGGTGTGGTCGGGATCATTCTCGATGGCCGCGGCCGTCCGTTTGTCCTCCCGACCGACGACAAGGTCCGCGTGGCGAAGTTGAAAGAGTGGATGAACGAGCTGGACATCTACCCACGCGAGGCGCTGGAGCGGGGGTAG